TCGAAGAGGAACACGCCGCAGGGATCGGTGCCCTTGCTGAGCTGTCGTCGCAGGTAGGGCTCCAGGAAGGCGCGCGGGCGGGCCCCCGTGACCGGATCGGTCGCCGCCACGTCGTACCCCTCAAACGCCCTCGTCGCCGCCGGCCGGCCGGCCCTCCCGCCGAAAACAGCCGGAGATGACGGCGTGGTTAACAGTGCACGTTACCTATGTCACCACAAAAATCGATGTTATCGGCAAGCCGCCAGGCTCGGAGTCAGCCGGGCCGCCGCACGTCCTACACGTTAGGAGGATGTTCGCACTCACCCGCAAGGATTCTGCTACCAATCACGTCCATCATGGTGTGATTCGTCGCGCCACTTCGGTGGGCCGATGATCACCCGATCTCTGCAGCAATCAGGAGGAACATACCGGTGCGAACCAACAATGCCCCGAACGGACGACGACAGCGACAGCGGCCCTGGGCGGCAGCCGCACTGTCGACAGTCCTCTTGCTCCTGGTCATCGGGGTGGCCGGCCCCACGGTCGCCCCGCCCGCACCTCGTACGGGCATTCCGGCGGGTGACTTCGCCAGCCTGTGGAACGGCTCGGCGGGCGCCGGGAACGGCACGACACTGTCCACCGTACGGGCCATCGTCGGTGCCGCCACCGCGACGACCGCGACACTGGACGGCACCGGCATCGGTATCGCCATGATCGACACGGGGATCGTCTCGGTGCCGGGGCTGCCGGCCGCGCGAGTGACGAACGGACCCGACCTGTCCTTCGAATCGCAGGCGGCCAACCTCCGGTGGCTCGACACCTACGGCCACGGCACGCACCTGGCCGGAATCATGATCGGCAACGAACAATCCAGTGGGACCCAGGGCCTGGCCCCCAACGCGAGACTGACCTCGATCAAGGTCGGCGCGGCGAACGGCGCGGTCGACGTCTCACAGGTCATCGCGGCCGTCGACTGGGTGGTCGCCAACCGCAACCATGACCCGTCCCACCCGATCCGGGTGCTCAATCTGGCCTACGGCAGCGCCGGCAATCCGGCTTTCTGGACCGATCCACTGCACTACGCGGTCGAGCAGGCCTGGCACGCCGGTATCGTCGTGGTGGCCGCCGCCGGCAACGACGGCAACGGGTTCGGCCGGCTCGACAATCCGGCGGCCAACCCGTACGTCATCGCCGTCGGAGCCAGCCTGACCAAGGGCACCGTGACCACCGCCGACGACGAACTGGCACCGTTCACCAACATCTCGAACGCCGGCAAGCAGGTCGACCTGCTGGCGCCGGGCGAGTCGGTGATCTCCTTGCGCAACCCTGGCGCCAACGTCGACAACACCTATCCCTCGGCCCGCGTCGGCACCACCCTGTTCCGGGGCACCGGCACCTCTCAGGCGGTGGCGGTGACCTCCGCCACCGTCGCGTTGTTGTTGCAGGCCCGCCCCTGGCTCAACCCCGACCAGGTCAAGCAGCTGCTCGTGGAGAGCGGGACCTATCTGACGGTCGGCCCCCGGGCCAGCCTCGGCCTGCGCACGCTCAACCTGCACGCGGCGCTGAGCCACAACCCGGCCTACCAGGCTCAACAGTGGACACGGTCGGACGGCACCGGACCGATCGACGCGTCCCGGGGCACCAGCCGGGTGGTCCGCAACAACGTCACCCTGCAGGGCGAGGCGAGCATTTTCGGCCCGTTCAGCAGTTCGGTCTGGGCCGGGCACTCCGCCGCCCGTACGGCGTGGAACGGCGGGGTGTGGATGGGCCACCGGATGGCCGGTGACGGCTGGACCGGCAACTCCTGGGCGACCAAGACCTGGGCACCGGCGACGTGGACGGCGCCGTCCTGGGACGGCTCGGGTTCCTGGGTCGATCCCGCCTGGTCGAGTCACTTCTGGTCGACCGGCGCGTGGACGCCGGGTGACTGGGGGTCGCACTTCTGGTCCACCGACAGCTGGGCCGGATCCTGCTGGTGTTGACCGTACCGCCGGCCGGTCGCACCACCGACCGGCCGGCGGTCCACCATGTCAGGTGCGCCGAGCGCGTCGGGTGCGGCGAGCCCGTCGCGTCCGGTCGTCAGTCGTCGTCGCCACGACGTAGCCGTTTCGTCTGCGCCCGACGCTTCTTGTCCGAGATCCGGCGCTCCTTGGCCGCGCGCGACGGCCGGGTCGGGCGGCGCGGCGCGGCCGGCGGCGCGACCGCGTCCCGGAGCAACTCGGCCAACCGTTGCCGGGCAGCCGCGCGGTTGGCCAACTGCGCCCGGTGCTCGCTCGCCGCGATGGTCAACACACCGTCGACCAGCCGCCCGGACAGCCGGTCCAGTGCCCGTTGCCGAAGCCAGTCCGGCAGCGCCGCCGACGCCCG
The sequence above is a segment of the Solwaraspora sp. WMMD406 genome. Coding sequences within it:
- a CDS encoding S8 family serine peptidase encodes the protein MRTNNAPNGRRQRQRPWAAAALSTVLLLLVIGVAGPTVAPPAPRTGIPAGDFASLWNGSAGAGNGTTLSTVRAIVGAATATTATLDGTGIGIAMIDTGIVSVPGLPAARVTNGPDLSFESQAANLRWLDTYGHGTHLAGIMIGNEQSSGTQGLAPNARLTSIKVGAANGAVDVSQVIAAVDWVVANRNHDPSHPIRVLNLAYGSAGNPAFWTDPLHYAVEQAWHAGIVVVAAAGNDGNGFGRLDNPAANPYVIAVGASLTKGTVTTADDELAPFTNISNAGKQVDLLAPGESVISLRNPGANVDNTYPSARVGTTLFRGTGTSQAVAVTSATVALLLQARPWLNPDQVKQLLVESGTYLTVGPRASLGLRTLNLHAALSHNPAYQAQQWTRSDGTGPIDASRGTSRVVRNNVTLQGEASIFGPFSSSVWAGHSAARTAWNGGVWMGHRMAGDGWTGNSWATKTWAPATWTAPSWDGSGSWVDPAWSSHFWSTGAWTPGDWGSHFWSTDSWAGSCWC
- the arfB gene encoding alternative ribosome rescue aminoacyl-tRNA hydrolase ArfB; translation: MAAGDLRITDTVVIPARELRERFSRSSGPGGQGVNTADSRVELSFDVRASAALPDWLRQRALDRLSGRLVDGVLTIAASEHRAQLANRAAARQRLAELLRDAVAPPAAPRRPTRPSRAAKERRISDKKRRAQTKRLRRGDDD